The Anabaena sp. PCC 7108 region CAAATCCTCTAACTCCCCACTTCCGCAAACCAACTAAACGCGGATTTTTAACATTATAAACACTACCAATACCAGGTAGTTATGCTAATTGTGAAAAAGTCTGCCTCGTAGCATCAAAAAAACTTAATGCTGCATCAAAATTACTCTGGGCAATATAAGAAAACTGTTCGTCAATGTCAACACTAGCCTTTGGTCTAATTACAATTCGTCTAGTCATTGCTATTACTTGCGAAGTCTCTCAAGAAGCTGAGTGCGTTTTTGTTCCCACCACTCATCCGTAATCTCAACCGCTTCACCGCTATCTAAGCCTTCTAATAGTAATGTTTCTAGTCGTGCTTGTGCTACCTTTTCTAAGTCTTGACGAATCAAATGTCGAATATATTCGCTTGTGGTACTGTAGCCACATTTTTCAACCTGTTCATTGATAAAATCCCGCATAGAATCGGGAAGAGAAATATTTACTGTAGTCATAGCTAATAAGTCTTTAATAT contains the following coding sequences:
- a CDS encoding type II toxin-antitoxin system RelE/ParE family toxin, yielding MTRRIVIRPKASVDIDEQFSYIAQSNFDAALSFFDATRQTFSQLA
- a CDS encoding type II toxin-antitoxin system ParD family antitoxin, which codes for MTTVNISLPDSMRDFINEQVEKCGYSTTSEYIRHLIRQDLEKVAQARLETLLLEGLDSGEAVEITDEWWEQKRTQLLERLRK